In a genomic window of uncultured Flavobacterium sp.:
- a CDS encoding AraC family transcriptional regulator produces the protein MSSQEIIKIEDDFTLIRFQNDSSEPFFGQHEVGSGLIQFHFGIKGNAKFLFNQGSYALDLKEEKSLLLYNPQKELPLNLELAPNSWVISVIVSIKKFHALFSAEADYITFLSPDNKDKKYYNEGNISPSMAIVLSQLFHYNLHPSIKNLYYKGKGYELLSLYFNRTEDPNAEQCPFLIDEDNVLKIRKAKEIIIANMAEPPGLQELADEIGLNLKKLKMGFKQIYGDTVYGFLFDYKMDFARKLLDSGSYNVNEVGLKIGYSTGSHFIAAFKKKFATTPKKYLMSINTNV, from the coding sequence ATGAGTTCTCAGGAAATTATAAAAATTGAAGACGACTTTACGCTAATCCGTTTTCAAAACGATAGTTCTGAACCATTTTTTGGGCAGCACGAAGTAGGTAGTGGTCTGATACAGTTTCACTTCGGGATAAAAGGCAATGCTAAATTTTTATTCAATCAAGGCAGTTATGCTTTAGATTTGAAAGAAGAAAAATCGTTGCTTTTGTATAATCCGCAGAAAGAATTACCGCTTAATTTAGAGTTAGCTCCAAATTCGTGGGTGATCTCTGTAATTGTTTCGATTAAGAAATTTCACGCGTTGTTTTCTGCCGAAGCAGATTATATTACTTTTTTAAGTCCTGATAATAAGGACAAAAAATATTATAATGAAGGAAATATCAGTCCTTCTATGGCTATTGTGCTGAGTCAGCTGTTTCATTACAACCTTCATCCATCCATAAAAAACCTTTATTATAAAGGAAAAGGATATGAATTATTGAGTTTGTATTTTAATAGAACCGAAGATCCAAACGCAGAACAATGTCCGTTTTTGATCGATGAAGATAACGTTCTAAAAATCAGAAAAGCCAAAGAAATTATTATCGCCAATATGGCTGAACCGCCGGGATTGCAAGAATTGGCAGATGAAATTGGTTTGAATTTGAAGAAACTCAAAATGGGTTTCAAACAAATTTACGGCGATACGGTTTATGGTTTTCTATTTGATTACAAAATGGATTTCGCCCGAAAACTATTAGACAGTGGATCTTATAATGTAAACGAAGTTGGGTTGAAGATTGGTTACAGCACCGGAAGTCACTTTATTGCGGCTTTCAAGAAAAAGTTTGCTACAACTCCAAAGAAATATTTGATGTCGATAAATACTAATGTATAA
- the hemH gene encoding ferrochelatase, giving the protein MKGVLLVNLGSPESPTTKDVKPYLDEFLMDKYVIDVPYLLRALLVRGIILRKRPEESAHAYAKIWWDEGSPLVVLSERMQKKVQPLVNVPVALAMRYGSMTIEKGLQELHDKGVTEVLLFPLYPQYAMASTLTILVKAEEIRKKKFPQMTFTDVPAFYNKPDYIKNLADSIQKHLVGFDYDHLLFSYHGIPERHIRKTDVTKSHCKIDGSCCNTPSPAHDFCYRHQCYETTRQVVKLLGLPADKYSLTFQSRLAGDKWLEPYTDVEIDKMPGKGIKNLAVVTPAFVSDCLETLEEIAMRAKEDFEANGGEEFLAIPCLNDDDEWCETVGNWINDWAKK; this is encoded by the coding sequence ATGAAAGGCGTATTATTAGTAAACTTAGGATCTCCGGAAAGTCCAACTACAAAAGATGTAAAACCGTATTTAGATGAATTTTTAATGGATAAATACGTGATCGATGTTCCGTATTTATTGAGAGCTTTGTTGGTTCGTGGTATTATTTTAAGAAAAAGACCAGAAGAATCGGCTCACGCTTACGCGAAAATTTGGTGGGACGAAGGTTCTCCATTAGTGGTACTTTCTGAAAGAATGCAGAAAAAAGTTCAGCCTTTAGTAAATGTTCCGGTAGCATTAGCAATGCGCTACGGAAGTATGACAATCGAAAAAGGACTTCAGGAATTACATGATAAAGGAGTTACTGAAGTATTGCTTTTTCCGTTATATCCGCAATACGCAATGGCTTCGACTTTGACTATTTTAGTAAAAGCTGAAGAAATCCGTAAAAAGAAATTCCCTCAAATGACTTTTACCGATGTTCCTGCGTTTTATAACAAGCCGGATTATATCAAGAATTTGGCTGATTCAATTCAGAAACATTTAGTTGGTTTTGATTATGATCACTTATTATTCTCTTACCACGGAATCCCGGAACGTCACATTCGCAAAACCGATGTAACTAAATCACATTGTAAAATTGATGGTTCTTGTTGTAATACACCTTCGCCTGCGCATGATTTCTGCTACCGTCACCAATGTTATGAAACAACCAGACAAGTCGTAAAATTATTAGGACTTCCTGCAGATAAATATAGTCTGACTTTTCAATCGCGTTTAGCGGGTGACAAATGGTTGGAACCTTATACAGATGTTGAAATCGACAAAATGCCAGGAAAAGGAATCAAGAATCTTGCGGTTGTTACGCCTGCCTTTGTTTCTGATTGTTTAGAAACTCTTGAAGAAATCGCAATGCGCGCCAAAGAAGATTTTGAAGCAAATGGAGGAGAAGAATTCTTAGCAATTCCGTGTTTGAATGACGATGACGAATGGTGCGAAACTGTTGGAAATTGGATTAATGATTGGGCTAAGAAGTAG
- a CDS encoding CopD family protein: MEYYNYLKALHLIFVITWFAGLFYIVRLFVYQIEANEKPSPEKEILQAQYKIMTYRLWYIITWPSAILASIFAFSLLYLNPGLIYLDFMQVKFGFVFLLYLYHLKCHQIFKQLQNDEVKYSNNFMRLWNEGATIILFAVVFIIIVKSAINWIFGVIGIFLFSIIIMLGFRFYKRIREKK, from the coding sequence ATGGAATATTATAACTATCTAAAAGCACTGCATCTTATTTTTGTAATAACCTGGTTTGCTGGTTTATTTTATATTGTAAGATTGTTTGTGTACCAAATTGAAGCCAACGAAAAACCTTCGCCTGAAAAGGAAATTCTACAAGCGCAATACAAAATTATGACGTATCGTTTGTGGTATATTATTACTTGGCCGTCAGCAATTTTGGCGAGTATTTTTGCTTTTTCATTATTATATTTAAATCCGGGTTTGATCTATTTGGATTTTATGCAGGTTAAATTCGGGTTTGTATTTTTATTGTATTTATATCATTTAAAATGCCATCAAATATTTAAACAGCTGCAAAATGATGAGGTAAAATATAGTAACAATTTTATGCGTTTATGGAATGAAGGCGCAACCATTATATTATTTGCTGTAGTATTTATAATTATTGTAAAAAGTGCCATCAACTGGATTTTCGGTGTAATCGGAATCTTTTTATTCTCGATTATCATTATGTTGGGATTCCGTTTTTATAAAAGAATTAGAGAAAAGAAATAG
- a CDS encoding HAMP domain-containing sensor histidine kinase yields the protein MIVLIVVASFLLASISIIQFKNEAKEYHQERLERKENAVKEHINYVLSTTTYPLKTANLDLIFKDKIHELAQIHKIEINIYSLDGKLLKSSKESFAVDKVAPPVPDYILKLVRSSIEKRFVDIKTIDGVKNRSSYSLIKDEKFKPLGILNLPYLEDDGYYDNELNTFLIRLSQVYSFMLVVAFALAYFLSTYITKSLKTISDRLEETNLDQKNEKIVLEANSKEVNFLIKAYNGMVDKLETSAIKLAQSEREEAWREMAKQVAHEIKNPLTPMRLTVQSFQRKFDPTAPDVKQKLNDYSETLIQQIDTMTAVASAFSNFASMPAQQNETLNVVEVVELALDIFNEDYIIFESEEQEIISKMDRTQLIRVITNLVKNATQAIPESQFHKSILVTVKRRNNNVEIAVKDNGIGIQKQDISRIFEPKFTTKTSGMGLGLGIIKNIIENYKGTITFESTYGKGTTFRVSLPITNS from the coding sequence ATGATTGTATTGATTGTTGTAGCATCTTTTTTATTAGCTTCTATTTCGATTATTCAGTTTAAGAATGAAGCCAAAGAATATCATCAGGAACGTCTTGAACGAAAAGAAAATGCTGTAAAAGAACATATCAATTACGTGCTTTCCACAACAACATATCCTCTAAAAACGGCTAACTTAGATTTGATCTTTAAAGATAAAATCCATGAATTAGCTCAGATTCACAAAATCGAAATCAATATTTATAGCCTTGATGGAAAGCTACTAAAATCATCCAAAGAATCCTTTGCGGTTGATAAAGTAGCGCCGCCAGTTCCGGATTATATTCTGAAATTAGTGCGTTCTTCGATCGAAAAGCGTTTTGTAGATATTAAAACTATTGACGGAGTCAAAAACAGATCTTCTTATAGTTTGATAAAAGACGAAAAATTCAAACCACTCGGAATTTTAAATCTTCCCTATTTAGAAGATGATGGTTATTATGACAATGAGTTGAATACTTTCCTGATTCGTCTTAGTCAGGTATATTCTTTTATGTTGGTTGTGGCTTTTGCATTGGCTTATTTTCTTTCGACATATATCACAAAATCACTAAAAACCATTTCTGACAGATTAGAAGAAACCAATCTGGATCAGAAAAACGAAAAAATCGTTTTGGAAGCCAATAGTAAAGAAGTAAACTTCCTGATAAAGGCTTACAACGGAATGGTGGATAAGTTAGAAACCAGTGCTATAAAATTAGCCCAAAGTGAGCGTGAAGAAGCTTGGCGCGAAATGGCAAAACAAGTAGCACACGAAATCAAAAATCCGCTTACGCCGATGAGGTTAACGGTGCAGAGTTTTCAGCGTAAGTTTGATCCAACAGCTCCGGATGTAAAACAGAAATTAAACGATTATTCCGAAACTTTAATTCAGCAAATTGATACGATGACGGCGGTTGCATCGGCATTTTCGAATTTTGCTTCAATGCCGGCACAACAAAATGAAACCTTAAATGTGGTTGAAGTTGTGGAACTTGCTTTAGACATTTTCAACGAAGATTATATTATTTTCGAAAGCGAAGAACAAGAAATCATTTCAAAAATGGATCGTACGCAATTAATACGTGTTATTACAAATTTGGTTAAAAATGCAACGCAGGCAATTCCGGAAAGTCAGTTTCACAAATCTATTTTGGTTACAGTAAAACGTAGGAATAATAACGTGGAAATTGCCGTAAAAGACAACGGAATTGGAATTCAAAAACAAGATATCAGCCGAATCTTCGAGCCAAAATTCACTACTAAAACCAGTGGAATGGGGCTTGGACTCGGAATTATAAAAAACATCATAGAAAATTACAAAGGAACAATTACCTTTGAATCAACTTACGGAAAAGGAACTACGTTTAGAGTTTCTTTGCCTATCACAAACTCATAA